The Leptolyngbyaceae cyanobacterium genome includes the window AATTAATCAAAACGAACCTTCGGCAATTTTTGTAATTTTTATTACTTCGATTTGGCCGATTATTATCAACACGATGGTAGGAGTACAGAACTTGCCACAAGACTATCGAAATGTGGCTAGAGTGTTGCAACTTTCCGGTCATGAATACTTCTTTAATATTTTGTTCCCGGCGACGGTTCCCTACATATTTACTGGTTTGAGAATTGGGATCGGCTTATCTTGGTTGGCAATTGTGGCAGCGGAAATGTTGGTTGGTGGCGTCGGAATTGGCTTTTTTATCTGGGATGCTTACAATAATACGCAAATCAGCCAGTTAATATTGGCGCTGATTTACGTTGGTGTTGTCGGTTTGTTGCTAGATAAGTTTGTGGCATACATTGCTTCGATCGTGGTGCCAGCAGAACAAAAGTAGAAGAAGAATTCAGGAGTCAGAATTCAGAATAAAAAAGTCAGGAGTTGTGGTAATCGCTAATCGGGTAGAAGGACAGAAAAACGCTAAATAGTTACCGATTACCACTATATTCCACATTTCCAATTCCCCATACCCCATACTCTATTAACTATGTCTGTATTTGTTGAAATCGATCACGTCGATCGCGTTTACGATCTCCCCAATGGCGGTCAGTATGTTGCCCTGAAAAATATCGAACTGAAAATCAAACAGGGCGAGTTTGTTTCCTTAATCGGACACTCTGGTTGCGGTAAATCAACCTTGCTAAATATGATTGCTGGTTTGGATCTGCCCAGCAAAGGCGGGATTGTTTTAGAAGGGCGACAAATCACCAAACCAGGGCCAGATCGAATGGTGGTTTTTCAAAATTATTCTTTGTTGCCTTGGTTAACGGTAAGGGAAAATATCTCCTTAGCCGTGAATAGAGTGATGCGAAATCTACCCCCTGGAGAAAGACGGGGTATTGTGGAACATCACATTGATTTAGTAGGTTTGCGACTCGCGGCGGATAAAAAACCCGGTGAGTTATCGGGGGGAATGAAACAGCGGGTTGCGATCGCAAGAGCGTTAGCGATCCGTCCTAAACTACTATTATTAGACGAACCGTTTGGCGCGTTGGATGCCTTGACGCGGGGTGGTTTGCAAGAACAATTGATGAAAATTTGCGAAGAAAGCCACGTTACCTGCGTGATGGTGACTCACGATGTCGATGAGGCGTTGCTATTGTCCGATCGCATCGTGATGCTGACCAATGGCCCACAAGCCCACATCGGTCAAATATTACAAGTTCCCATCCCCCGTCCCCGCCACCGTTTGGAAGTAGTTAATCATCCCAGTTACTACGATTTGCGTAACCAAATGATTAACTTCTTAAACCAACAAAAACGAGATAAGAAACGCAAAGCTACGCAAACATCAACTACTAAGCAACCTGCAAAAGTTGCTGGCGATTTAGAAAAGCGGAAATTAAATATTGGCTTTCTTCCCGTTACCGACTGTGCCCCATTGGTAGTTGCCAAAGAAAAAGGTTTCTTCCAAAAACATGGCATAGAAGAAGTCAATTTTGTTGTAGAAAAAAATTGGGATGCGATCGCGCAAGGTATCGCTACCGGACGGTTGGATGCTGCGCCGATGGTAGCGGGAATGCCTTTAGCCATGACTTTAGGTATGATGCCGATTAAAGGTGCCCAATTAGATGGAGTTCCCGTGATTACTCCTCTGGTTCTCAGCCGCAATGGTAACGCGATTACTTTAAGCAATCATTTCTTGGAAAAAGGGGTAAAAACGCTCAAGGATTTGAAACGCGCGATCGCGGAAACTAAAGATAAAGTTTACACTTTTGGAATCGTGCATGAATCTTCTATGCACAATTTCCTTCTGCGTTATTGGTTAGCTTCCGGTGGTATCGATCCGGATCGAGATGTCAATTTAGTCGTAGTTCCACCACAACAAATGGTGAACCAACTAAAAGCCGGAAATATCGATGGTTACTGTGTTGGAGAACCTTGGAACTGTCGCGCTATTTATGAAGGGTTGGGTTTTGCGATCGCCACTGACTTAGATATTTGGCCGGGAAATCCCGATAAAGTATTAGGCGTGCGAGAAGATTGGGCAAATCAATTCCCCCAAACTAATCTTGCTTTAGTAAAAGCGCTTTTAGAATCTGGTGAATATTGTGAAGACCGTCGCAACAGAGAAGGAATTGTCGATTTACTTTCTCAGCCCGAATATTTGGGAGTTTCTGCTGAATATATTCGGCCTGGATTCTTAGGACATTACAATCCAGGTACTGGTGCTCCCGCTCAAATCTTACCTCACTTCAATCAGTTTCACTATGACAATACTAACTGCCCCGGTCGTGTAGAAGGGTTATGGATATTAACTCAAATGGCACGTTGGGGTTTAACTCCCTTCCCGAAAAACTGGATTGAAATCCTCGAAAGAGTGCGCCGGGTAGACTTGTTTGGCGAAGCAGCACGTCAATTGGGATGGCCTGACATAGAACCCGATCGCGCACCTTTCAAACTGTTTGATGGCGTCACTTTCAACCCCGATGACCCCATTGATTATCTCAAGCATCTGGAAATTAAACGACCGATCCAATTAGAAGAAATTGCGATCGATCCGAGAACTACATCAGCAGCTTAAAAAAGATGAAGTGTAAAGGATGAAGGATGAAGTGTAAAGGATGAAATTTCAACTCTTATCTTTCATCATTAAGCTTCCAACCTCATACTTCACACTTCATACTTCGTACTTCATACTTTAGCCTTCATACTTCATCATTCATATTATGCAGATCCTCAACAATACTGCCGTTCAAGTAAAACAGCCAACTCAAAGCAACCCCTTGTTAACGATCGAGAATGTCTCGAAAGTATATCCCACACCAAACGGCCCTTACACAGTATTAGAAAATGTCAACCTTACGGTACATGAAGGGGAATTTATCTGTTTGATCGGTCACTCTGGGTGCGGTAAATCTACTTTGCTGAACATGGTAGCGGGTTTTAACAAACCAACAGAGGGGGAAGTATGCCTGCGGGGTTCTCGCATCACCAAACCCGGCCCAGATCGGATGATGGTATTCCAAAATTATGCCTTGCTGCCTTGGAAAACAGCGTTTGAAAATGTTTACCTAGCCGTCAATACAGCTTATCCGGATAAACCCAAGCTGGAGAAAATGACCATCGTCAAGGAACATCTAGCGATGGTGGGATTGACGGAAGCAGCACACAAACGCCCCAGTCAACTCTCTGGCGGGATGAAACAGCGAGTTGCTATAGCCCGCGCCTTAGCCATCCGTCCGGAAGTCTTAATTCTCGACGAACCTTTCGGCGCACTAGACGCTATTACTAAGGAAGAACTACAAGAAGAACTATTGCAAATTTGGCGAGAACATCAAGTCACGGTTTTGATGATCACTCACGATATCGATGAAGCTTTGTTCCTTGCCGATCGCATCATCATGATGACCAATGGCCCAGCAGCCACCATCGGCGAAATTATGGAAGTGAACTTTCCTCGCCCTCGCAACCGCGCTGCCATCATGGAAGATTCCCATTATTACGAACTGCGTAACTACGCTTTGGACTTCCTGTTCCGACGCTTTGCACATTTTGAATAAGGCTGAAGATGAAGGCTAAAGGCTAAAGGATGAAGGATGAAGGATGAAGGATGAAGGATAAATATAGAGCCTGAGAATAGGATATGCAGCTTGAGGCATCTTTAATCGATATTTCAGGCTTTATACTTGGTTTTCCAGGCTTTACATTTCATCCTTCATTTTTCATCTTTCATCCTCAAATGGCGATGTGATGTAGAAATAGCATGAATCAAATGCGCTTAATTCATCGATTGCCATATTTTGTAACCAGAGATACTAAATTAACTGTTTTATCCTTTTAACTTAACTACAAGAGGTAATCAAATAAACGCATTATTTAGGTTGCACAATGCAAATTTACAAAGGGCGGGCAAGCAGAAATAAAATGCAAAAATTGCACGAGCAAGGCAACTGTGCATCGCTCGTTTTTACCTCAAAGCAATCTTTCAGTCTTTCCAAAGATAGAAATGTAAAATTAAATGATTACTCGGTAACAAAGCATACAAATTTACTCGAATGGTGCGACTAGCGTAACAGGTAATAAATAAATAAAGTTACGCCGAAAAGAATTTTAATTTGCTATATCAAATAGCTCTAAATAACAGGTATTTGAGGAGAATCAACGAATGACCGGCACTGCCATATCCACAGTAACTCAAAACAAATTTGAAAAATTTAAAGCAGAGAAAGATGGTTTAGCTGTCAAAGCAGAACTAGCGCATTTTGCCCAAATTGGTTGGGAAGCGATGGATGAAACCGACCGAGATCATCGCTTGAAATGGATGGGAATTTTCCATCGTCCCGTTACTCCCGGTCACTTCATGATGCGGTTGCGGATACCGGGTGGAATTATCACCTCTTCTCAAATGCAAGTCCTGGCAGAAATCATCCAACGCTACACAAAATCGACAGGATTTCAATCTGAAGGAAACGCCGATATCACTACTCGGCAGAACATCCAAATGCGCGGAATTCGCATTGAAGATATTCCGGAAATTTTCGATCGCTTGCACAAATGCGGTTTAACTAGCATTCAATCCGGTATGGATAACGTTCGCAACATCACTGGTTCTCCAGTGGCTGGAATTGATGCAGATGAACTAATCGATACTCGCGGGATTACTTGCAATCTTCAAGACATGATTACCAACAACGGTGAAGGTAATCCAGAGTTTAGTAACTTACCCCGCAAATTCAACATTGCCGTGGCTGGTTGTCGCGATAATTCCGTTCACGCAGAAATTAACGATATCGCTTACGTACCTGCTTTTAAAAATGGCGCGATCGGTTTTAACGTTTTAGTGGGCGGTTTCTTTTCTGCCAAACGTTGCGATGCGGCGATTCCCCTTCACGCTTGGGTTAAGCCAGAAGACGTGGTACCCGTCAGTAGAGCGATTTTAGAAGTTTATCGCGATTTCGGATTGCGATCGAACCGACAAAAAGCCCGCTTGATGTGGCTGATCGATGAATGGGGCATGGAAAAGTTCCGTTCCGAAGTCGAAAAATATCTAGGGCATCCTCTGGAACGGGAAGCCGAAAAAGACGAAATTGAATGGGAAAAACGCGATCATGTAGGCGTTTATCGTCAAAAACAACATGGTTTTAACTACGTGGGCTTGCACGTTCCCGTCGGGCGGCTGTACGCTTCCGATCTGTTTGAATTGGCAAGGCTGGCAGAAGTTTACGGCAACGGAGAAATTCGGTTAACCGTCGAACAAAATTTAATTATTCCCTACATTCCAGATACTCGTCTGAAAGCTTTCTTAGCAGAACCCCTGCTACAAAAACTTACCATTAACCCCCCATCTCTAGAAAGAACATTAGTTTCTTGCACTGGTGCAGAATTTTGCAACTTCGCTTTAGTGGAAACTAAAAATCGAGCACTATCCTTAGTTAAGGAATTAGACAGGGAATTATCTTTTACCAAACCAGTGAGAATTCACTGGACTGGTTGCCCTAATTCTTGCGGTCAACCACAAGTAGCAGATATTGGATTGATGGGAACTAAGGTACGCAAAGATGGTAAAACCGTCGAAGGCGTTGACCTTTATATGGGTGGAAAAGTAGGTAAGGATGCCCACTTGGGTAGTTGCGTGCATAAAGGAATTCCTTGCGATGATTTGAAACATTTTTTACGAGAAATTTTGATTGAAAAGTTCGGTGCTGCACCTAAAGAAGAAACGCCAAGCAGAATCGATAATTCCACCGAAATAAAGGTAGAAGAACAAGAGTTTATGGCATCTTTCGGCATCGAATCCGGTTCTCAAAATGGTAAATCTCGATTTGTTTCTCAGCAAGTAGCAACGCCCCCGATTTCAGCCCCTACAACAACACCTGAATCTTCGCAACCAGCAGTAATCTCATTCGCTAAATCTGGTAAAGAAATCAATTG containing:
- a CDS encoding nitrate ABC transporter ATP-binding protein (This model describes the ATP binding subunits of ATP-binding cassette (ABC) transporters for nitrate transport, or for bicarbonate transport, in bacteria and archaea.), whose translation is MSVFVEIDHVDRVYDLPNGGQYVALKNIELKIKQGEFVSLIGHSGCGKSTLLNMIAGLDLPSKGGIVLEGRQITKPGPDRMVVFQNYSLLPWLTVRENISLAVNRVMRNLPPGERRGIVEHHIDLVGLRLAADKKPGELSGGMKQRVAIARALAIRPKLLLLDEPFGALDALTRGGLQEQLMKICEESHVTCVMVTHDVDEALLLSDRIVMLTNGPQAHIGQILQVPIPRPRHRLEVVNHPSYYDLRNQMINFLNQQKRDKKRKATQTSTTKQPAKVAGDLEKRKLNIGFLPVTDCAPLVVAKEKGFFQKHGIEEVNFVVEKNWDAIAQGIATGRLDAAPMVAGMPLAMTLGMMPIKGAQLDGVPVITPLVLSRNGNAITLSNHFLEKGVKTLKDLKRAIAETKDKVYTFGIVHESSMHNFLLRYWLASGGIDPDRDVNLVVVPPQQMVNQLKAGNIDGYCVGEPWNCRAIYEGLGFAIATDLDIWPGNPDKVLGVREDWANQFPQTNLALVKALLESGEYCEDRRNREGIVDLLSQPEYLGVSAEYIRPGFLGHYNPGTGAPAQILPHFNQFHYDNTNCPGRVEGLWILTQMARWGLTPFPKNWIEILERVRRVDLFGEAARQLGWPDIEPDRAPFKLFDGVTFNPDDPIDYLKHLEIKRPIQLEEIAIDPRTTSAA
- a CDS encoding ferredoxin--nitrite reductase, which encodes MTGTAISTVTQNKFEKFKAEKDGLAVKAELAHFAQIGWEAMDETDRDHRLKWMGIFHRPVTPGHFMMRLRIPGGIITSSQMQVLAEIIQRYTKSTGFQSEGNADITTRQNIQMRGIRIEDIPEIFDRLHKCGLTSIQSGMDNVRNITGSPVAGIDADELIDTRGITCNLQDMITNNGEGNPEFSNLPRKFNIAVAGCRDNSVHAEINDIAYVPAFKNGAIGFNVLVGGFFSAKRCDAAIPLHAWVKPEDVVPVSRAILEVYRDFGLRSNRQKARLMWLIDEWGMEKFRSEVEKYLGHPLEREAEKDEIEWEKRDHVGVYRQKQHGFNYVGLHVPVGRLYASDLFELARLAEVYGNGEIRLTVEQNLIIPYIPDTRLKAFLAEPLLQKLTINPPSLERTLVSCTGAEFCNFALVETKNRALSLVKELDRELSFTKPVRIHWTGCPNSCGQPQVADIGLMGTKVRKDGKTVEGVDLYMGGKVGKDAHLGSCVHKGIPCDDLKHFLREILIEKFGAAPKEETPSRIDNSTEIKVEEQEFMASFGIESGSQNGKSRFVSQQVATPPISAPTTTPESSQPAVISFAKSGKEINCDSEQFILDVAELEGVDIPSSCRSGSCGTCKQKLLTGEVKYEGEPDALDDSEKAQGFILTCISHPVGKVVIDA
- a CDS encoding nitrate ABC transporter ATP-binding protein (This model describes the ATP binding subunits of ATP-binding cassette (ABC) transporters for nitrate transport, or for bicarbonate transport, in bacteria and archaea.) — protein: MQILNNTAVQVKQPTQSNPLLTIENVSKVYPTPNGPYTVLENVNLTVHEGEFICLIGHSGCGKSTLLNMVAGFNKPTEGEVCLRGSRITKPGPDRMMVFQNYALLPWKTAFENVYLAVNTAYPDKPKLEKMTIVKEHLAMVGLTEAAHKRPSQLSGGMKQRVAIARALAIRPEVLILDEPFGALDAITKEELQEELLQIWREHQVTVLMITHDIDEALFLADRIIMMTNGPAATIGEIMEVNFPRPRNRAAIMEDSHYYELRNYALDFLFRRFAHFE